One region of Culex pipiens pallens isolate TS chromosome 2, TS_CPP_V2, whole genome shotgun sequence genomic DNA includes:
- the LOC120429034 gene encoding zinc finger protein 239-like, translating into MTSKECRLCLRHEANCVSLFAKRRGTKLAEIVRFCARVEISEDDGLPGDACPRCVDEALNAYLFVNKCRRSDAELRTEQAFAKDGFDDDATSENPTNTEQKPVVEASSESAPKSTEEPEEALADMPEDASKFSPVAQQVEHVESESCEVQVKLDIELPSVHNEPVDELECVQTEDEFVTTEEEAEMIAEPSDATVCIKQEELNEVSAAEGEEEEVDFFVEYLDENSESVASPNNDETMVDDQYEDEDGVEMEVQETVSVTSTTRIYHCCGVRCRASFNTAEELDEHSIQVHLPCREPASSQKSFECQRCFARFSTEKSLALHTRRLNDCPFCQETFAKFKEKQVHMLQVHGESMPVTASNSEERICCGCHETFASEAELRAHSESQHALRKGATDETRSLQCTVCYKLFRTVESLRIHQRFVYRPKNFVCDTCGQAFDTRSKLMTHEIVHTDQRDFQCDKCDKSFKKIHALRSHQLLHEEKKEVCRECGLRFHRKSNLKMHMRKHQDTFFYACPDCPKQFKNNSHLKEHYKVHSKEKPYQCSFCERTFSYYSDRKRHEMSHTGAYPFECGSCAKKFARKTLLDKHSQVCLERSSMQELTE; encoded by the exons ATGACCTCCAAAGAGTGCCGGCTCTGCCTGCGGCACGAGGCCAACTGTGTGTCCCTGTTTGCTAAGCGTCGCGGGACAAAACTTGCCGAAATTGTTCGGTTTTGTGCCAGGGTTGAG ATTTCCGAAGACGATGGCCTGCCGGGGGACGCCTGCCCAAGGTGCGTGGATGAGGCCCTGAACGCGTACCTGTTTGTAAACAAATGTCGCCGGTCCGACGCCGAGCTGCGAACCGAACAAGCCTTCGCCAAGGATGG CTTCGATGATGACGCGACAAGCGAAAACCCCACCAATACTGAGCAAAAGCCAGTTGTGGAGGCAAGCTCGGAGAGTGCGCCAAAATCTACCGAAGAGCCAGAGGAAGCGCTCGCAGATATGCCCGAAGATGCCTCAAAGTTCTCCCCAGTGGCTCAACAGGTTGAACACGTGGAGTCGGAATCGTGCGAAGTGCAGGTGAAACTTGACATCGAACTTCCCAGTGTTCATAACGAGCCTGTTGATGAGCTAGAATGCGTTCAGACGGAAGATGAGTTCGTTACGACTGAAGAAGAGGCAGAGATGATTGCGGAACCTTCGGACGCAACGGTGTGCATAAAGCAGGAAGAATTGAACGAAGTTTCGGCAGCTGAGGGTGAAGAGGAAGAGGTGGATTTCTTTGTTGAGTACTTGGACGAAAATTCCGAATCGGTTGCTTCTCCGAACAATGATGAAACCATGGTGGACGATCAATATGAGGATGAGGATGGAGTTGAGATGGAGGTTCAAGAAACAGTAAGCGTTACGAGCACAACTCGAATTTACCACTGCTGTGGAGTTCGCTGTCGAGCATCTTTCAACACTGCGGAGGAGCTGGACGAGCACTCGATTCAGGTGCACCTGCCCTGTCGAGAACCCGCCAGTTCGCAAAAGTCATTTGAATGTCAACGTTGCTTCGCGAGATTCAGCACGGAGAAAAGTCTTGCGTTGCACACCCGAAGGCTGAACGACTGTCCATTTTGCCAAGAAACGTTTGCCAAATTCAAAGAAAAGCAAGTCCACATGCTACAGGTCCATGGAGAGTCGATGCCGGTCACAGCGAGTAATTCCGAGGAGCGTATCTGCTGCGGTTGCCACGAAACGTTTGCCAGTGAAGCGGAACTCCGTGCCCACAGCGAAAGCCAGCACGCGTTGCGGAAAGGAGCTACCGACGAGACGCGATCGCTTCAGTGTACCGTCTGTTACAAGCTGTTCCGCACGGTGGAGAGCTTACGGATCCACCAACGGTTCGTGTACAGACCGAAGAACTTCGTCTGCGACACGTGCGGTCAGGCTTTCGACACTCGCTCGAAGCTGATGACGCACGAGATCGTACACACCGATCAGCGCGACTTTCAGTGCGACAAGTGCGACAAATCGTTCAAAAAGATTCACGCCCTGCGCAGCCACCAGCTGCTGCACGAAGAGAAGAAGGAGGTTTGCCGCGAGTGTGGCCTGCGGTTCCACCGGAAGTCGAACCTGAAGATGCACATGCGAAAACATCAGGATACCTTCTTCTACGCCTGCCCCGACTGTCCCAAACAGTTCAAGAACAACTCTCACTTGAAGGAGCACTACAAG GTCCACTCGAAGGAAAAACCGTACCAGTGCTCGTTTTGCGAGCGCACCTTCAGCTACTACAGCGACCGGAAGCGGCACGAAATGAGCCACACCGGGGCGTACCCGTTCGAGTGTGGCAGCTGCGCGAAGAAGTTTGCCCGGAAAACGCTGCTGGACAAGCACTCGCAGGTGTGCCTGGAGCGAAGCTCGATGCAGGAGTTGACGGAATGA